From Deltaproteobacteria bacterium, the proteins below share one genomic window:
- a CDS encoding methyltransferase, translating into MISGIIKPELKFLQPETGYRINIDTVILYGFVLPVAEGNVLEIGSACGALTIMISKKPDTVFAAGVEINKELYELSLKNQELNESKNKTVFINADINDYKRIFKPQSFDMVVVNPPFYASGTGRVSKNETMAIAHHDQTLGLEDIVKASLYLLKPKGYLAMLFLTQRIGNVFLQLRGFKPGILRFVHRKQTKPSDVFLLLAKKTGSKPLKVLPPLIVHDNNNYYTEEMKQLLGLIQ; encoded by the coding sequence TTGATAAGCGGTATAATAAAACCCGAACTTAAGTTTTTACAGCCAGAAACAGGTTATAGGATCAATATCGATACGGTCATCCTGTATGGATTTGTTTTACCAGTTGCTGAAGGGAATGTTTTGGAGATTGGGTCTGCGTGCGGAGCTCTCACCATAATGATTTCAAAAAAGCCGGATACAGTCTTTGCCGCGGGCGTGGAGATAAATAAAGAGCTATATGAATTATCGCTTAAAAACCAGGAATTGAATGAATCAAAAAATAAAACTGTGTTTATCAATGCCGACATCAATGATTATAAAAGAATTTTCAAGCCGCAATCGTTTGATATGGTTGTAGTTAATCCGCCTTTTTATGCCTCAGGCACGGGCAGGGTAAGCAAGAACGAAACAATGGCTATTGCACATCACGATCAAACACTCGGATTAGAGGATATTGTTAAGGCAAGTCTTTACCTGCTTAAGCCAAAAGGCTATCTGGCAATGTTATTTTTGACACAAAGGATAGGAAACGTGTTTTTACAATTGAGAGGATTTAAGCCCGGGATACTGAGATTTGTTCATAGAAAACAGACCAAACCTTCCGATGTGTTCTTGCTGCTTGCAAAAAAAACAGGTAGTAAACCTCTTAAGGTTTTACCACCCTTGATCGTTCACGATAATAATAATTATTATACTGAAGAGATGAAACAGCTACTCGGCTTAATCCAATAA
- a CDS encoding aldehyde dehydrogenase family protein gives MKKYQMFINGKWVDAKSGKTMKVINPGNEEVVAEVPAAGVEDVKDAIKAARDAFDSGVWAKIEQKKRSEIMLKVVDGLIEKQNELSELESLSSGATVRKSSMIDAPLAVEHFRHFAELAYKKDLYEPLPWMNFPSVSWNFVVREPIGVAGQIIPWNFPLLMAVWKIAPAIAAGNAVILKPASYTPLTALELTKIIEEAGVPAGVVNVITGSGGVVGEELAGNPMVDKVALTGSTVVGKRVMELASKTVKKVSLELGGKSANIILADAVIDEAVDGALFGTFLHAGQVCESGTRLLVDDKIYDKFMDKLIARAKGIKVGYQMDYETTMGPLISATQRETVEGYISTGLEEKAKLVLGGKRPEGLKKGFYVEPTIFVDVDNKMKIAQEEIFGPVLSVIRFKTAEEAVRIANDSMYGLAGGVWSTDIPRAIEIAKSIRTGTVWINDYHLISAIGPFGGYKQSGIGRELGTYGFDEYTQIKHIHVAVAPRKAKFWYDLLLD, from the coding sequence GTGGGTAGATGCAAAGTCTGGCAAGACAATGAAGGTTATAAACCCTGGGAATGAAGAGGTTGTTGCAGAGGTACCAGCAGCTGGTGTTGAGGATGTAAAAGATGCTATAAAGGCAGCAAGAGATGCCTTTGATAGCGGTGTATGGGCAAAGATTGAGCAGAAAAAACGATCAGAGATAATGCTTAAAGTGGTTGACGGACTTATAGAAAAACAGAATGAACTCTCCGAGCTTGAGTCTTTAAGTTCTGGCGCAACAGTAAGAAAATCCTCAATGATAGATGCGCCTCTCGCAGTAGAGCACTTCAGACATTTTGCAGAACTTGCATACAAAAAAGACCTTTACGAACCTTTACCATGGATGAACTTTCCATCCGTAAGCTGGAACTTTGTTGTAAGAGAGCCGATCGGCGTAGCAGGACAGATTATCCCGTGGAACTTCCCATTGCTTATGGCTGTATGGAAGATAGCACCCGCCATAGCGGCGGGTAACGCTGTTATATTAAAACCAGCGAGCTATACTCCGCTTACGGCACTCGAGCTTACAAAGATCATAGAAGAAGCGGGAGTACCCGCCGGCGTTGTAAATGTGATAACAGGATCTGGCGGAGTTGTTGGCGAGGAGCTTGCAGGTAATCCTATGGTGGATAAAGTAGCACTTACAGGCTCAACGGTTGTGGGAAAACGCGTTATGGAACTTGCATCAAAAACAGTGAAGAAGGTATCACTTGAGCTTGGTGGGAAATCTGCCAATATTATACTTGCTGATGCTGTTATAGATGAGGCAGTTGACGGTGCGCTGTTCGGCACATTCCTGCATGCGGGACAGGTATGTGAATCCGGAACAAGGTTACTTGTGGATGATAAGATCTACGACAAGTTCATGGATAAACTTATAGCAAGGGCAAAAGGTATAAAAGTTGGTTATCAGATGGATTATGAGACAACAATGGGTCCTCTTATTTCAGCAACACAGAGAGAAACTGTAGAAGGCTATATCAGTACAGGGCTTGAAGAAAAGGCAAAGCTCGTGCTTGGCGGTAAAAGGCCGGAAGGACTTAAAAAAGGATTTTATGTTGAGCCGACGATCTTTGTGGATGTGGATAATAAAATGAAGATAGCACAGGAAGAGATCTTTGGTCCTGTATTATCCGTTATAAGATTCAAAACAGCGGAAGAGGCTGTAAGGATTGCCAATGACAGCATGTATGGACTCGCTGGCGGTGTATGGTCAACAGATATTCCAAGGGCAATAGAGATTGCGAAATCGATAAGGACCGGAACAGTATGGATCAATGATTATCATCTTATAAGTGCAATCGGACCTTTTGGAGGCTACAAGCAAAGCGGTATAGGAAGAGAGCTTGGAACTTATGGATTTGATGAGTACACGCAGATCAAGCATATCCATGTGGCTGTTGCGCCAAGAAAAGCAAAGTTCTGGTACGATCTGTTATTGGATTAA